The Cyclobacteriaceae bacterium DNA segment GCAATCGCCTGGTTTTTAGTAGTCACTTCTCCTGTAAAGGGTGCACCAAATGCCGAATTTCCAGGCAACGTCATGTCGACAATGCTGAATACAATCGAACCACCTGCAACACCATTGGCACTGTTGGTGAACACATAATATTGATTGGGTGCACCCGGTACCGGGCAGATGGCTACGGGTTGGTTTCCGTTTGTGTTTCCTAGTAAACCTGTGCCGTTGGGCATGGGCGTGGCTACGCCAGAAATATCGTACACGCGCGAACCATCTGTATAAAACATCAGGTCGGCATTGATGGGATTTGTGGCTACCGCACTTCCGCCTGTTCCGAACGGAAGCTTTTGATTGGTTACCAATGAAGCTGAATTATCGGAGCGGCTGAACCGGATGGCCGCATTGCTGTTTCCAAAATACCAGTTATACCGTGTAAAATCCTGCGCTGAAACATTGGCTGCCAATCCACACAAAACAATCACCCACCACCGCATTTTCTGAATCATGTTAAACGTTTTAAAACTTCAGATACCTCAACTTGGTTTAAACCCTGTAATCGGGCAACATAAAAACGCCCAACCATCACGAAAGTATACAATTTGACCAAAAATATCGTTAAGAATCAGAAAACACAGGCTTTTACCCGCCCGAGGTTTTTTAAATACTACGAATCGCTTTAATTTGCTCCGATGCTGTTGCGTAAACCGACCCGTTATTCTGTTTTTTTGATTCTCCTTGGCGGAGTGTTTATACTTTTTTCACCGCGGGAAGTAACTGCGCAGGATCCGCAGTTCTCGCAGTTCTACGCAGCGCCCCTTTACTTAAATCCAGCGCTTACCGGGGGTACCGGGCAGGCACGTGCCGGCATTAACTACCGCAACCAGTGGCCGGCCATTGATGCCAACTTCACTACTATGTCGGCTTACTTTGATTATTTCATTGAAGATGCCAGGAGTGGAGTAGGTATAATCCTGAATAGGGATATTGAAGGTCTTGCCGGATTACGTTCCTTGAATGTCGGGTTACAGTATTCCTATGAACTTCAGTTTTCTGAAAACCTCGGGTTTCGCCCGGGCGCACAGATTGCGTTATACAATCGTGATATCAATTTTAACCGGTTAACGTTTGGTGATCAGTTTGATCCGCAGACCGGTGAGATTATTAATCCGACAACAGCCGAACAATTCCGTACCAACTTCAGCAAAACATTTGTTGATCTTTCACTTGGTGGTGTGCTGTTCACCAAATCGGCATGGCTGGGTGTGGCGGCCTTTCACCTCAATCAACCAAATCAATCCATCATTGATGAAAACAGTCCGCTGCCGATCAAGCTTTCGGTACATGGCGGTTTCAAATATTATATGAAGCCCGGAGTGAAGGGCAGTGGCGTGTATGCCCAGGAAGCCGAACGCAGCATCGCACCGGTTTTTCAATACCGCCATCAGGGCGAGTTTGATCAGCTTGACCTCGGGTTGTATTACACGGCCGAACCGCTTGTACTCGGCTTGTGGTACCGTGGTGTGCCATTCAAGCAAGTCAATGGGTTTGTAAATAATGAGTCGATTGTTTTGTTGCTGGGCTTCACGAACATTGGCGCCAAGCAGGCATTGAACATTGGCTACAGTTACGACTATACCATTTCCAAACTGGGTGCAGGCAGTGGCGGTGCGCACGAGTTTAGTATGGTTTATACATGGCCGATGCGCGATCCGCGCAAACCACCCCGCGACAAACTGGTGATTCCGTGTCCGGATTTTTGAGGTTTGTTTAACATTAGTAAAAGTCTATCATGACATGTGTAAAGAAAACTGCTAATCTCTTGGTGGTTTTATTTATTGTTATAATTACTTGTAAATGCACCTTTCATGGCAACAAAGATGGTTTAGTAAGAGAGTACCATAAAAACGGTAAGATTTTTCCAGAAATTTATTACGAGAATGGGAAGAAGAACGGTGTTTTTTTTGTTTGGTATGATAATGGGCAGTTGCATGATTCCGCCTTTTTTAAAAATGATAGTCTAGTTGGGCCTTCAGTATCATATTATAAAAATGGGAACAAGAATAAATTGAGTTATCGCAATGAAAATCATAAGCTTGAAGGAGATTATTTTTTCTGGTACGAAGATGGAGTACTCGGGAGTATAAGGCATTATAAGAATGGAAAAATACATGGCGAAGACAAAATGTATTATAGAACTGGTCAACTGAATAGACTAAAAAATTATAATAACGGACAACTTAACGGTGTGAGTGTTTTCTTTAAGGAAAATGGTGACACTTTAAAGATAGAGTTATACCAAGATGGTGTATTACTTAATTCTAAAGAATAAGCTTATCGGTTGAGATTCAATTTGCTCTTATTTTTGCTACTCTAACTTTGAAGAAATTTAATCCTTGTGGTCTTTCAATACCCGCTTGAACTTATCGGTACATTTTTCTTCGCCATCTCCGGTGCGCTGGCGATGCAAGACAAGGAGCACGACTGGTTTGCCGCGGCCTTCACGGGATTCTTAACGGCCATCGGTGGCGGTACCATCCGCGACATGATGTTGGGAAGCTATCCGTTGGTTTGGATTGGCGACATCAACTTTCTATACGCGGTGCTGATCGGTGTGGTAACAGCCATTCTCTTCTTCCGCGTGTTCATCAAACTACGCAGAACGTTCATGCTGTTCGATACACTTGGTATTTCGTTCTTCACCATCCTCGGTGTAGAGAAGGCTATCGGTCTGGGCGTGCAGCCGGAGATAGCCGCTATCATGGGCATGTTCACAGCGGTAATGGGTGGCGTTATCCGCGACACGCTCACCAACGAACTGCCGGTGATCTTCCGAAAGGAAATTTATGCCACTGCGTGTCTGGCTGGTGCCATCGTCTACCTTCTTATAGACATCCACACACCACTGGAGCGCAACTACAACCTCTCCATTTCAATTCTGGTGATCATCTGCATCCGGTTGGTGGCGCTGAAGTTTAAGTTGGCGTTACCGGGCTTCAGGAAAATTGAAAAGTAACTGACCTTATATTAAGAGGCCGCCAAGACTCTAAGGCACAAAGTTTTTAACGCACCTAAGGTTTCGTCTCACTCATTACAGTCTTGCTCAACGCAAAACTGAATTGCCCTCTCCTGCGGAGAGGGCAGCACGACTTGTATGATCGCAGTTGTCTAGATGGGTGAGGCTACAACACCAGAGGAGCGCTGCGCCAGAAGCGAGTAGCAGAAGTTGCTAACTCCCGTTAGGCAGAATTTTTTATTTCCTGAAAAAAAGTTGACCATTTCTAAATAATTATCGTATACCTTTGCAATACGTTTAAACAAATTAACTGCATGACTTTTATCTAACGTTTTACTTAACCGTAACGAAAGAAATTGAAAACACCATTCACCACTACAAAAGCAGCTACGGCAGCTTTTCAAACCCCCAGAACAATTCTGTTCTCTACACCAGCCTGTATGGTGACCAGGCGATGCCGACCTACGCGCTTTGTGCGTATCTGATACCGTAAGCCCGATTTTATTGGCGAACCACATCTTGTGTAGCACAGGATGTGCCTTGACGTGATTCACGTCCACTCATTCTAAAATTTTATTAACACTGCCCTGATGCCCCACAGGTGTATACGGGCGTAATCCATATCGTAACGATCAATGGAACATAACAACATCATCGTCCGGCTGGCCACAGCAGACGACAAACACTACGCACCCACCATCACACAGGAGATGGAAGAATCCGCGAAAGCGCGCGGAACCGGCATTGCCAAACGCTCACCCGAATACATCGAGATGAAGATGGAGGAGGGTAAGGCAGTAATAGCCGTTACCTCCGATGGAACCTGGGTGGGCTTTTGCTACATCGAAGCATGGCAACACGAGAAGTACGTGGCCAACTCCGGCCTCATTGTGTCGCCCGCGTTTCGCAAGAGTGGTGTGGCTACCGACATCAAAAAGAAAATATTCGAACTGTCGCGGAAGAAATATCCCGAAGCCAAAATATTCGGACTCACCACGGGGCTGGCAGTGATGAAGATCAACTCCGATCTGGGCTATGAGCCGGTAACCTATTCCGAGCTAACCACCGATGAAGAATTCTGGAAAGGTTGCCGCAGCTGCGTGAACTTTGAAATATTGATGAGCAAAAACCGCACGAACTGCATGTGCACGGCTATGCTGTTCGATCCGGCAGAAGCCGCTGCAAAAATTCAGGCGGCACAGCCTGTGAAGTCGCAAACCGTGGTTACTGCCGATGGAAAACTGAAGCGGAAGCGCAGGCGCAGGTTTAAAGGCAACTTTAAGCTGTTTGAGCGTTGGGTGAAGTTCAAGCAGTACGTGCTGTTGCGTTCGCGCAACAAGAATAATGGCTCTGGTACAGGTGAGCCGAAGAAGAATTCTATTTTAAGTTTTTTCTTTTGGTAAGATGAAGAAGAAAATTGTTTTGGCCTTCAGCGGAGGGCTCGATACCTCATTTTGTGTCAAGTACCTGAAGGATGACATGCATGTGGATGTGCATACCATCACGGTAAATACCGGTGGCTTTGATGAAGCCGAATTGAAGCGCATTGAAGCACATGCGTTGTCGTTAGGTGCGGTAAATCATAAAACGGTTGATGAAACACGAACGTACTACGACAAGGTTATCCGTTACCTGGTTTATGGAAATGTGTTGAAGAATAACGCATACCCCTTAAGTGTAAGCGCGGAGCGGATGTCGCAGGCGTTGGCGGTAGCTGAATATGCCAAATCAATTGGTGCAGATGGCGTGGCCCACGGCAGTACCGGTGCCGGTAACGATCAGGTACGTTTTGATATGGTGTTGAATATTCTGCTTCCGGGAATAGAAATCATTACCCCTATTCGTGAGTTAAAACTTTCGCGTGAAGCAGAGATTGCCTACCTGAAAGAGAAGGGTGTGGCGATGAATTTTGAAAAAGCACAATACTCTATTAATAAAGGAATCTGGGGAACATCCGTTGGTGGAAAGGAAACCCTTAACTCGTTGGGTATGTTACCCGAAGAAGCGTGGCCTACACCGGTAACAAAATCCGGAAGTGAGCGGGTGGTGTTGCATTTTGAAAAGGGCGAGTTGAAAAAAGTGAATGAGCAGCAGTTTTCTCACCCGGTTGAAGCTATTCAGTATCTGCAACAACTTGCCGGGCCGTATGGTATTGGTCGTGATATTCACGTAGGCGATACCATCATTGGTATTAAAGGCCGTGTTGGGTTTGAAGCTGCTGCACCCATGCTGATCATCAAAGCGCATCATGCGTTGGAGAAACACGTGCTTACCAAGTGGCAATTGAGTTGGAAGGATCAATTGGCACAGTTTTATGGCAACTGGTTGCATGAAGGTCAGTACCTTGATCCCGTTATGCGCGATATCGAGGCATTTCTGACCAGCACGCAACAACACGTAACCGGAGAAGTACATGTTGAACTCTATCCCTACCGTTTTCAAGTGTTGGGCATTGAATCACCTTATGATTTGATGTCGGCTAAATTTGGCAAGTACGGGGAGATGAATTTGGGTTGGACCGGTGATGACGTGAAAGGCTTTACGAAAATATTTGGCAATCAGGTTGGGATTTATCACGCAATACAGAACGATGTTGAAAATTAAAGCTGGTATTATTGGCGGGGCAGGGTATACCGGAGGGGAAACACTTCGGCTGTTGATTAACCACCCGGGTGTAACCGTGACGTATGTTCACAGCAGAAGCCATGCGGGTAAACCGGTGCATACCGTGCATACCGATTTGATTGGAGAAACGGATTTGAATTTTTCAGATTCAATTTCTTCCGATGTGGATGTATTGTACTTGTGCATGGGGCATGGAGAAAGTAAAAAATTTCTGCAAGAAAACGCAATAAACAGTTCGGTAAAAATCATTGATCTTGGTAATGATTTTCGGCTGGGTGATAGCGCTGCGGGTCGCGCTTTTATATATGGTTTACCTGAATTGAACCGTGAGTCAATTCGCTTTGCGCAAAGCATTGCCAATCCGGGTTGCTTTGCTACCGCGATTCAGTTGGGGTTGTTACCGTTGGCGAGTAAAGGTTTGTTGAAAGAAGTATATACAACCGGTATAACCGGCTCAACTGGTGCCGGACAAAAACTTCAGGACACAACGCATTTTACCTGGCGGGCTAGTAATATCTCGGCCTATAAAACGCTTACACATCAACATGTGCCTGAGATCAATCAATCGCTAAAGCAGTTGCAACCAACATTTGAGGGCAGAGTAAATTTTGTGCCGTGGCGTGGTGATTTCACCCGCGGTATTTTCGTGAGTTCAGTGGTGGAAAGTCAGAAATCGTTATATGAATTGAATCAGTTATACAAGGAATTCTATAAAGGTCATCCCTTTACACATGTGTCAGATGCTATGATCGATCTGAAACAGGTGGTAAACACCAACAAGTGTTTGATCTATCTGGAGAAAGAAGGAAATAAATTAGTGATACATTCTGCTATCGATAACTTATTGAAAGGAGCATCCGGACAGGCCGTACAAAACATGAACATCATGTTCGGATTGGATGAGACCTTAGGATTGAAGTTGAAAGGAAACGTATTTTAAAATGAAACTATTTGACGTTTATCCGCTCTTCAACATTACACCGGTAAAAGCCGAGGGTTCGTGGATTTGGGATGATCAGGGTCAACAGTATCTTGATCTTTATGGTGGCCATGCGGTTATTTCCATCGGTCATTCCCATCCGCATTATGTAAAACGGATCACGGATCAACTCCAGCAAATCGGATTCTATTCCAACAGCGTTCAGAATCCGATGCAGGAAGAGTTGGCCGAAAAACTTGGAACACTTTCCGGCTGTCCGGATTATCAACTCTTTCTTTGTAATTCAGGTGCAGAAGCAAACGAGAATGCGTTGAAGCTTGCATCTTTCGTTACCGGAAGAAAAAAAATTATCGCATTTAAAAAAGCATTTCACGGCCGCACGTCCGGTGCGGTAGCAGCAACCGACAACCCTAAAATTATCGCCCCTTTTAATGCCGGGCATGATATTGTGTTTGTGCCGATGAATGATGAGCAAGCATTTGAAGAGATATTGAATGATCAGGTAGCGGCTGTTATCATAGAAGGTATTCAGGGTGTTGGTGGAATTCACGTTCCTGAGGATTCATTTCTTCAATTTCTTGAATCCAAATGTAAGGCTAATGGATCATTGCTGATCCTGGATGAAATTCAATCGGGCTACGGTCGCACCGGAAAGTTTTTTGCGCATCAATATGCGGGTGTAAAGCCTGGTCTTATTACAACTGCCAAAGGCATGGGCAACGGTTTTCCAATTGGAGGCGTGTTGATTCATCCCGATATAAAACCGTGGAGCGGTATGTTGGGTACTACGTTTGGCGGTAACTACCTGGCGTGTGCGGCTGCGTTGGCCGTGTTAGAGGTTATTGAAAATGAAAAGCTGATTGAGAATGCAGCGAAACTTGGCGGTTACCTGATTGATCAGTTAAATGATTTTAGTGCGATACCTCATGTTCGTGGCCGCGGACTCATGCTTGGGTTTGATTTGCCCGAAGCGAAAAAGTCGGTTAGAACAGATTTGCTGATGAAGCATCATATTTTCACGGGTGAAGCCAAGCCCAACACGATTCGGTTGCTGCCTTCATTGGCCGTAACCAAGAATGAGCTGGATATTTTTTTACAAGCGTTGAAGCAAGAATTGGAATGAAGAATTTTGTTTCCATACAGGATGTGACGAGTATTTCGCGATTGGTGGATAAAGCACTGGCGTATAAAACAAATCCGTTGGCAGATAAGTCATTGGGAGCAGGCAAGCGAATGGGCCTGCTGTTTCTGAACCCCAGCATGCGCACACGACTAAGCACACAAATAGCTGCGCAGAATCTGGGAATGGATACGATTGTATTTAATGTAGGGCCGGAAGGTTGGGCGCTTGAGTTTGAAGAAGAAGTGATCATGAGCGGCACCACGGTGGAACATGTGAAAGATGCAGCCCCGGTGCTGGGTAAGTATTTTGATGTTTTGGGTTTGCGTACCTTTCCGCTATTGAAACATAAAGAGGAGGATTACTGTGAATTGGTCATCAATCAGTTTATCAAGTATTCCGGTATTCCAATTGTGAGTTTGGAGAGTGCAACGTTGCATCCGTTGCAAAGTCTGACCGATGTGATAACCATTTCTGAAACTTTTAAAGAAAATCGCAGACCTAAAGTGGTATTAACGTGGGCGCCCCACGTAAAGGCATTGCCGCAATGCGTGGCTAACAGTTTTGCGCAGTGGATCAACGCGTGGGGAGAGGCTGATTTTGTAATTGCACATCCGGAGGACTATGAGCTGGATGTACAGTTTACAAAAGGAGCAACCATTACCCACAATCAGGAAGAAGCCTTGCGTGATGCGGATTACGTGTATGTAAAGAACTGGAGCACGTATACCGATTACGGAAAGATTTATTGCAACGATCCGTCATGGATGTTGACGAATCAGAAATTAGCAAAAACAAATCAGGCAAAGGTCATGCACTGTTTACCTGTGCGAAGGAATGTAGAGTTGAGTGATGAAGTGCTTGATAGTGCCAATAGCCTGGTAACACAACAGGCCGGTAACCGAGTGTGGGCAGCGCAGGTGGTTTTGAGTGAAATTTTGAAAAGCAATAGAAAATAGGCAAGTGTAATAGCAATCAGGTGTCATTCATGTTGCCTACTGCATATTGCTCACCGCCTACTAGTAATAATATGAATAGGTTATTTGTTATTAAGATTGGTGGTAACGTACTGGATAACCCGGAGGCCTTGAAAAAATTCCTTCAGGATTTTTCGCATATCCGAGAACCGAAGATTCTTGTACATGGCGGAGGCAAACTGGCCACCAAGATTGGTGAGCAACTTGGAATTAAGGCCAACTTTGTAAAGGGCAGAAGAATTACCGATGCCGATACCCGCGACCTGGTAACGATGGTGTATGGCGGATTGGTGAACAAGCAATTGGTAGCGCAACTTCAACCGTTGGGTTGCAATGCGTTGGGCGTAACCGGTGCGGATGGAAACATGATCAAAGCGAAAAAACGACCGGTTGGTGAAGTTGATTTCGGTTTTGTGGGCGACATTACCCCGGCTGATGTCAATACTTCGCTTTTGTATTTTTTACTCAAGCAAAACGTTGTTCCGGTGTTCGCATCGCTTACACATGCCGATGGGGCAATATTAAATACCAATGCCGATACGATTGCATCGGTGCTCGCGATAGCCCTCAGTAAACATTTCGATACGCGCCTGATTTTCTGTTTTGAGAAAAGAGGTGTGTTAAAAAATATTGAAGATGATTCCTCAGTGATTCGGTTGCTGGATGAAAGCAGTTACAAGACCTTGTTGACGCAAGGTTTGTTTGCCGATGGTATTCTGCCCAAGCTTGAAAATGCATTTGCGGCTATAAACGCTGGTGTAAAGGAAGTGTTGATTGGCGAGGCAACACACTTGTTGCAAAACGTAGGACAAGAAACGGAGGGTACGTTGATTGTGAAATAGTTATTGGTTACTGGTTGCCTGTTGCCAGTCACCGGTAACTGGCGACAGGAAACCGGTAACAGAATTTGATAAAAATCAGATGGTTCAATTCGATAGAATAGTAGACCTACTCAAGATACTGATCTCGACTCCATCCTTCAGTCGTGAAGAGGAGAAGACTGCGCAGTTGATTGCAGAATTTTTAGAAGGGTATGGTGTGTTGGTGAGCCGGCATGGAAACAACGTGTGGGCAGTGAATAAGTTTTTCGATGAAAGTAAGCCTACCATTTTGCTTAACTCGCATCACGACACGGTCAAGCCAAACCCATCGTACACACGCGATCCGTTTAGTGCCGAGGTTATTGATGACAAGTTATTTGGTTTAGGCAGCAATGATGCAGGCGGGCCGCTGGTTTCATTGATCGCCACGTTTCTTCATTTCTACAATCAGGAAAATCTGTCCTTTAATTTGTTATTGGCTGCAACCGCGGAAGAAGAAATCTCCGGTAAGAATGGTATTGAAAGCATCTGGGCATCATTTCCTAAAATTGATTTTGCTATTGTAGGGGAACCTACGTTGTGCCAGATGGCCATTGCTGAAAAAGGTTTGTTGGTACTCGACTGTGTTACAAAAGGCAAGGCCGGTCATGCCGCACGGGAAGAAGGGGAGAATGCCATCTATAAAGCATTTCATGATATAGAATG contains these protein-coding regions:
- a CDS encoding type IX secretion system membrane protein PorP/SprF, whose translation is MLLRKPTRYSVFLILLGGVFILFSPREVTAQDPQFSQFYAAPLYLNPALTGGTGQARAGINYRNQWPAIDANFTTMSAYFDYFIEDARSGVGIILNRDIEGLAGLRSLNVGLQYSYELQFSENLGFRPGAQIALYNRDINFNRLTFGDQFDPQTGEIINPTTAEQFRTNFSKTFVDLSLGGVLFTKSAWLGVAAFHLNQPNQSIIDENSPLPIKLSVHGGFKYYMKPGVKGSGVYAQEAERSIAPVFQYRHQGEFDQLDLGLYYTAEPLVLGLWYRGVPFKQVNGFVNNESIVLLLGFTNIGAKQALNIGYSYDYTISKLGAGSGGAHEFSMVYTWPMRDPRKPPRDKLVIPCPDF
- a CDS encoding toxin-antitoxin system YwqK family antitoxin, encoding MTCVKKTANLLVVLFIVIITCKCTFHGNKDGLVREYHKNGKIFPEIYYENGKKNGVFFVWYDNGQLHDSAFFKNDSLVGPSVSYYKNGNKNKLSYRNENHKLEGDYFFWYEDGVLGSIRHYKNGKIHGEDKMYYRTGQLNRLKNYNNGQLNGVSVFFKENGDTLKIELYQDGVLLNSKE
- a CDS encoding trimeric intracellular cation channel family protein; translated protein: MVFQYPLELIGTFFFAISGALAMQDKEHDWFAAAFTGFLTAIGGGTIRDMMLGSYPLVWIGDINFLYAVLIGVVTAILFFRVFIKLRRTFMLFDTLGISFFTILGVEKAIGLGVQPEIAAIMGMFTAVMGGVIRDTLTNELPVIFRKEIYATACLAGAIVYLLIDIHTPLERNYNLSISILVIICIRLVALKFKLALPGFRKIEK
- a CDS encoding GNAT family N-acetyltransferase encodes the protein MEHNNIIVRLATADDKHYAPTITQEMEESAKARGTGIAKRSPEYIEMKMEEGKAVIAVTSDGTWVGFCYIEAWQHEKYVANSGLIVSPAFRKSGVATDIKKKIFELSRKKYPEAKIFGLTTGLAVMKINSDLGYEPVTYSELTTDEEFWKGCRSCVNFEILMSKNRTNCMCTAMLFDPAEAAAKIQAAQPVKSQTVVTADGKLKRKRRRRFKGNFKLFERWVKFKQYVLLRSRNKNNGSGTGEPKKNSILSFFFW
- the argG gene encoding argininosuccinate synthase; this encodes MKKKIVLAFSGGLDTSFCVKYLKDDMHVDVHTITVNTGGFDEAELKRIEAHALSLGAVNHKTVDETRTYYDKVIRYLVYGNVLKNNAYPLSVSAERMSQALAVAEYAKSIGADGVAHGSTGAGNDQVRFDMVLNILLPGIEIITPIRELKLSREAEIAYLKEKGVAMNFEKAQYSINKGIWGTSVGGKETLNSLGMLPEEAWPTPVTKSGSERVVLHFEKGELKKVNEQQFSHPVEAIQYLQQLAGPYGIGRDIHVGDTIIGIKGRVGFEAAAPMLIIKAHHALEKHVLTKWQLSWKDQLAQFYGNWLHEGQYLDPVMRDIEAFLTSTQQHVTGEVHVELYPYRFQVLGIESPYDLMSAKFGKYGEMNLGWTGDDVKGFTKIFGNQVGIYHAIQNDVEN
- the argC gene encoding N-acetyl-gamma-glutamyl-phosphate reductase, whose translation is MLKIKAGIIGGAGYTGGETLRLLINHPGVTVTYVHSRSHAGKPVHTVHTDLIGETDLNFSDSISSDVDVLYLCMGHGESKKFLQENAINSSVKIIDLGNDFRLGDSAAGRAFIYGLPELNRESIRFAQSIANPGCFATAIQLGLLPLASKGLLKEVYTTGITGSTGAGQKLQDTTHFTWRASNISAYKTLTHQHVPEINQSLKQLQPTFEGRVNFVPWRGDFTRGIFVSSVVESQKSLYELNQLYKEFYKGHPFTHVSDAMIDLKQVVNTNKCLIYLEKEGNKLVIHSAIDNLLKGASGQAVQNMNIMFGLDETLGLKLKGNVF
- a CDS encoding aminotransferase class III-fold pyridoxal phosphate-dependent enzyme; protein product: MKLFDVYPLFNITPVKAEGSWIWDDQGQQYLDLYGGHAVISIGHSHPHYVKRITDQLQQIGFYSNSVQNPMQEELAEKLGTLSGCPDYQLFLCNSGAEANENALKLASFVTGRKKIIAFKKAFHGRTSGAVAATDNPKIIAPFNAGHDIVFVPMNDEQAFEEILNDQVAAVIIEGIQGVGGIHVPEDSFLQFLESKCKANGSLLILDEIQSGYGRTGKFFAHQYAGVKPGLITTAKGMGNGFPIGGVLIHPDIKPWSGMLGTTFGGNYLACAAALAVLEVIENEKLIENAAKLGGYLIDQLNDFSAIPHVRGRGLMLGFDLPEAKKSVRTDLLMKHHIFTGEAKPNTIRLLPSLAVTKNELDIFLQALKQELE
- a CDS encoding acetylornithine carbamoyltransferase; the protein is MKNFVSIQDVTSISRLVDKALAYKTNPLADKSLGAGKRMGLLFLNPSMRTRLSTQIAAQNLGMDTIVFNVGPEGWALEFEEEVIMSGTTVEHVKDAAPVLGKYFDVLGLRTFPLLKHKEEDYCELVINQFIKYSGIPIVSLESATLHPLQSLTDVITISETFKENRRPKVVLTWAPHVKALPQCVANSFAQWINAWGEADFVIAHPEDYELDVQFTKGATITHNQEEALRDADYVYVKNWSTYTDYGKIYCNDPSWMLTNQKLAKTNQAKVMHCLPVRRNVELSDEVLDSANSLVTQQAGNRVWAAQVVLSEILKSNRK
- the argB gene encoding acetylglutamate kinase translates to MNRLFVIKIGGNVLDNPEALKKFLQDFSHIREPKILVHGGGKLATKIGEQLGIKANFVKGRRITDADTRDLVTMVYGGLVNKQLVAQLQPLGCNALGVTGADGNMIKAKKRPVGEVDFGFVGDITPADVNTSLLYFLLKQNVVPVFASLTHADGAILNTNADTIASVLAIALSKHFDTRLIFCFEKRGVLKNIEDDSSVIRLLDESSYKTLLTQGLFADGILPKLENAFAAINAGVKEVLIGEATHLLQNVGQETEGTLIVK
- a CDS encoding M20 family metallo-hydrolase, producing MVQFDRIVDLLKILISTPSFSREEEKTAQLIAEFLEGYGVLVSRHGNNVWAVNKFFDESKPTILLNSHHDTVKPNPSYTRDPFSAEVIDDKLFGLGSNDAGGPLVSLIATFLHFYNQENLSFNLLLAATAEEEISGKNGIESIWASFPKIDFAIVGEPTLCQMAIAEKGLLVLDCVTKGKAGHAAREEGENAIYKAFHDIEWFRSFRFPKISPTLGEVKMSVTVIHAGQQHNVVPAECAFTVDVRVTDAYTLEEVLEIIQQHVSCEVIPRSLRLRPSGIPADHVLVRAAEKLGIAQYGSPTASDQALIPVPSVKIGPGDSARSHSADEFIFVNEIKYGIETYIQLLNQCSILLPVSGFQSPVTGSR